A region of Beijerinckia sp. 28-YEA-48 DNA encodes the following proteins:
- the arsB gene encoding ACR3 family arsenite efflux transporter, with product MSFFERYLTLWVALCIVAGIALGQVMPGAFAAVSAMEIANVNLPVAILLWLMIVPMLLKIDFGALGGVREHWRGVGVTLFVNWAVKPFSMALLGALFIGHLFAPLLPADQISSYIAGLILLAAAPCTAMVFVWSNLCEGEPHFTLSQVALNDVLMVFLFAPLVGLLLGVASITVPWATLLLSVLLYIVVPVIVAQLWRRSLVAAGPDVLKRTLARLQPVSLVALLAALILLFGFQGQQIMAQPMIIALLAVPILIQVYLNAGLAYWLSRRLGVAWCVAAPAALIGASNFFELSVAAAISLFGLNSGAALATVVGVLVEVPVMLSVVRIVKATRPWYEEGAGVAAKPEVTSHG from the coding sequence ATGTCCTTCTTTGAACGCTATCTGACGCTTTGGGTGGCTCTGTGCATTGTCGCTGGCATTGCGCTTGGCCAGGTCATGCCTGGCGCTTTCGCTGCTGTCTCGGCGATGGAGATCGCCAACGTCAATCTGCCGGTCGCCATTCTGTTATGGCTGATGATCGTGCCAATGCTGCTAAAGATCGATTTCGGCGCCCTGGGCGGCGTGCGTGAACATTGGCGCGGTGTCGGCGTGACGCTCTTCGTTAATTGGGCGGTGAAGCCGTTTTCGATGGCGCTGCTCGGCGCTTTGTTCATAGGCCATCTTTTTGCGCCACTGCTGCCGGCCGACCAGATCTCGTCTTATATCGCCGGCCTCATTCTGCTTGCCGCAGCACCCTGCACGGCGATGGTGTTCGTCTGGTCCAATCTGTGCGAAGGCGAGCCGCATTTCACCTTGAGCCAGGTCGCCTTGAACGACGTGCTGATGGTGTTTCTCTTTGCGCCATTGGTCGGGCTTCTGCTCGGCGTCGCTTCGATCACCGTGCCCTGGGCGACGCTGTTGCTGTCCGTGCTGCTCTACATCGTCGTGCCGGTGATTGTTGCGCAGTTGTGGCGGCGATCCCTGGTGGCGGCCGGTCCGGATGTTTTGAAGCGCACGCTGGCGCGCTTGCAGCCCGTTTCCCTTGTCGCGCTGCTGGCGGCCTTGATCCTGCTGTTTGGCTTTCAGGGTCAGCAGATCATGGCGCAGCCGATGATTATCGCGTTGCTGGCGGTGCCGATCCTTATTCAGGTCTATCTCAATGCCGGTCTGGCCTATTGGCTGAGCCGGCGCCTCGGCGTGGCCTGGTGTGTCGCCGCGCCGGCGGCTCTCATCGGCGCGAGCAATTTCTTCGAATTGTCTGTGGCTGCGGCGATCAGTCTGTTCGGATTGAACTCCGGCGCGGCGCTGGCCACCGTTGTCGGCGTGCTGGTGGAAGTGCCGGTGATGCTGTCGGTCGTGCGGATCGTGAAGGCGACGCGGCCTTGGTATGAGGAAGGGGCAGGAGTGGCGGCAAAACCAGAAGTGACATCGCATGGTTGA
- a CDS encoding metalloregulator ArsR/SmtB family transcription factor, whose product MDEKLALDAFAALAQPTRLETFRLLVTREPEGVPAGELARLIDVPQNTLSSHLAILARADLIIGERQSRSILYRANLEGLRNLMLFLLKDCCNGRAELCVPLFAELSSCCPSVEMSHE is encoded by the coding sequence ATGGATGAAAAGCTCGCCCTTGATGCCTTTGCGGCGCTCGCCCAGCCGACCCGGCTGGAGACCTTTCGCCTGCTTGTGACGCGTGAGCCGGAAGGCGTGCCGGCCGGTGAACTGGCGCGCCTGATCGACGTTCCGCAAAACACCCTATCGTCGCATCTGGCGATCCTGGCGCGCGCCGATCTGATCATTGGCGAACGGCAAAGCCGCTCCATCCTCTATCGCGCCAACCTCGAAGGGCTGCGCAACCTGATGCTATTTTTGCTCAAGGACTGCTGCAACGGCCGAGCCGAGTTGTGCGTTCCTCTCTTCGCGGAACTCTCTTCCTGTTGTCCATCTGTGGAGATGTCTCATGAGTGA
- the arsC gene encoding arsenate reductase (glutaredoxin) (This arsenate reductase requires both glutathione and glutaredoxin to convert arsenate to arsenite, after which the efflux transporter formed by ArsA and ArsB can extrude the arsenite from the cell, providing resistance.), which yields MDVIIYHNPACETSRNTLAMIRNAGIEPHVIEYLKTPPTRHLLIDLLRRADLSVRDILREKGTPFHELRLGDKTLADAALLDAIEAHPILMNRPIVVSPKGVRLCRPSETVLDLLPPQRGELFKENGERVVDEHGRRVATA from the coding sequence GTGGACGTCATCATCTATCACAACCCGGCCTGCGAAACCTCGCGCAACACTCTGGCGATGATCCGCAATGCCGGCATTGAGCCGCATGTCATCGAATATCTGAAGACACCACCGACACGCCACTTGCTGATAGACCTGCTGCGGCGTGCGGATTTAAGCGTGCGTGACATTCTGCGCGAGAAGGGAACGCCGTTCCACGAGTTACGGCTCGGCGACAAAACGCTCGCTGACGCTGCGCTGCTCGACGCGATCGAGGCGCATCCGATTCTGATGAACCGGCCGATCGTCGTTTCGCCTAAGGGGGTGCGGCTTTGCCGCCCCTCCGAAACCGTGCTCGACTTGTTGCCGCCGCAGCGCGGCGAATTGTTCAAGGAAAATGGCGAACGGGTTGTCGATGAGCATGGTCGCCGCGTGGCGACAGCGTGA
- a CDS encoding nicotinate-nucleotide adenylyltransferase, producing MTELALARVQLPIPGRVPARLPPHAPGQRIGLFGGSFNPPHDGHRLVSTTALKRLRLDAVWWLVTPGNPLKENSGLPPLATRIAAAQAVAAHPRIIVTGVEAEIGTRYTYDTVRYLTARCPAVRFVWLMGADNLVGFHRWQRWQEIASLVPIAVIDRPQSTLTGAHSRAAAWLAPHRIDEGNSSILPDLKPPAFTFLHGPRSDLSSTALRAAGRTL from the coding sequence GTGACAGAACTCGCTCTTGCGCGGGTGCAGCTTCCGATTCCGGGGCGGGTTCCCGCGCGCCTGCCGCCGCATGCGCCGGGCCAGCGCATTGGCCTGTTCGGTGGCTCGTTCAATCCGCCCCATGACGGTCACCGGCTGGTCAGCACCACGGCGCTGAAACGGCTGCGGCTCGATGCGGTCTGGTGGCTGGTGACGCCTGGCAATCCTCTGAAGGAAAACAGTGGCTTGCCGCCGCTCGCCACGCGTATCGCGGCGGCCCAGGCTGTCGCCGCCCATCCGCGCATCATCGTCACCGGCGTCGAGGCGGAGATCGGCACACGCTACACTTACGACACGGTGCGCTATCTGACGGCGCGCTGCCCGGCGGTGCGTTTCGTCTGGCTGATGGGGGCCGACAATCTGGTTGGTTTTCATCGCTGGCAACGCTGGCAGGAGATCGCCTCGCTCGTGCCGATCGCGGTGATCGACCGGCCGCAATCGACCCTGACCGGCGCGCACAGCCGCGCCGCCGCCTGGCTGGCGCCGCATCGGATCGACGAAGGCAACAGCTCGATCCTGCCCGATCTGAAGCCGCCGGCCTTTACCTTTCTGCACGGCCCGCGCTCGGATCTCTCCTCCACGGCGCTGCGCGCGGCAGGGCGGACGCTCTAG
- the arsH gene encoding arsenical resistance protein ArsH: MVDLSGLPNLDPEIFAPVDAKALSSGAFAHAPRILLLYGSARPRSYSRLATLEAARLLRAFGAETRIFDPSGLPLPDDALPSHPKVQELRDLSTWSEGQVWCSPERHGSMTGIMKAQIDWIPLSIGAVRPTQGKTLAVMQVSGGSQSFNAVNQLRVLGRWMRMVTIPNQSSVAKAYQEFGEDDRMRPSPYYDRIVDVMEELVKFTLLTRERSSYLTSRYSERKEAADRLSERMSLNAI; this comes from the coding sequence ATGGTTGATCTGTCGGGCCTCCCCAATCTTGATCCGGAAATCTTCGCACCCGTTGACGCAAAGGCCTTAAGCAGCGGTGCATTCGCTCATGCGCCGCGCATTCTGCTGCTTTATGGCTCCGCGCGCCCGCGCTCCTATAGCCGTCTTGCCACCTTGGAAGCCGCCAGGCTGCTGCGGGCGTTTGGCGCCGAAACCCGCATTTTCGATCCGTCCGGCTTGCCGCTGCCGGACGACGCGCTACCCTCCCATCCCAAGGTGCAGGAGTTGCGTGATCTTTCGACCTGGTCGGAGGGGCAGGTCTGGTGTTCGCCGGAGCGCCATGGGTCCATGACTGGGATTATGAAAGCGCAGATCGATTGGATTCCCCTCTCGATCGGCGCCGTGCGGCCGACCCAGGGCAAGACCCTGGCGGTGATGCAGGTGAGCGGCGGCTCGCAATCCTTCAATGCGGTCAATCAGCTGCGCGTGCTTGGCCGCTGGATGCGAATGGTGACCATTCCCAATCAATCCTCGGTCGCCAAGGCTTATCAGGAATTTGGCGAAGACGACCGGATGCGGCCCTCGCCCTATTACGATCGTATCGTCGATGTGATGGAAGAACTCGTGAAGTTCACGTTGTTGACGCGGGAACGCTCGTCCTATCTCACTTCGCGCTATAGCGAGCGGAAAGAGGCTGCGGACAGGCTCTCCGAACGGATGAGCCTGAACGCGATCTAG
- a CDS encoding arsenate reductase ArsC: protein MSDRVFNVLFLCTGNSARSVLAESILRKEGLGRFKAYSAGSQPKGEVNPFAIKVLQALNYPTNDLRSKNWDEFAQPDAPVMDFVFTVCDNAAGEACPVWPGQPMTAHWGIEDPAAAEGTDIEKEAAFVAAARYMKNRILAFANLPLASLDNLTTAARLREIGHQDGTSRRRPEVA, encoded by the coding sequence ATGAGTGATCGCGTCTTCAATGTTTTGTTTCTGTGCACGGGCAATAGCGCCCGTTCGGTCTTGGCCGAGTCCATCCTGCGCAAGGAAGGGCTGGGGCGTTTCAAGGCCTATTCGGCGGGTAGCCAGCCGAAAGGCGAGGTCAATCCGTTCGCCATCAAAGTGCTGCAAGCGCTCAACTATCCCACGAACGATCTGCGTTCGAAAAATTGGGACGAATTTGCCCAGCCGGATGCGCCAGTGATGGATTTCGTTTTCACCGTTTGTGACAACGCCGCCGGCGAAGCCTGTCCGGTTTGGCCCGGTCAGCCGATGACCGCGCATTGGGGCATCGAAGATCCGGCTGCGGCCGAAGGCACCGATATTGAAAAGGAGGCCGCTTTCGTCGCCGCGGCCCGCTATATGAAGAACCGTATTCTGGCCTTCGCCAATCTGCCGCTCGCCAGCCTGGACAATCTGACCACGGCGGCGCGGTTGCGGGAGATTGGCCATCAGGATGGCACGTCGCGCCGGCGGCCGGAGGTGGCGTAG